Proteins encoded in a region of the Pigmentiphaga litoralis genome:
- a CDS encoding enoyl-CoA hydratase-related protein, protein MTTTAESASRLVRTERQGRVGIVTIDRPERKNALNLQVKQELVEAFQAFEADAQVACVVLTGAGGYFVAGTDIVEMSDMRPTDHVLLDTDKVFRVLKGLSKPVIAAVEGYALGGGCELALACDIVIAAEGASFGQPEIRVGIMPGAGGTQRVLRAAGSYKTLLWTLTGERIPASAFHAANLVSDLVADGKALERALAVATQIADAPPLAVKAIREVVRFGGDASLDAGLALERRAFERLFDSEDQKEGMRAFMEKRKPQFKGR, encoded by the coding sequence ATGACGACGACAGCGGAATCGGCATCCCGCCTGGTGCGCACCGAGCGGCAGGGCAGGGTGGGCATCGTCACCATCGACCGGCCCGAACGCAAGAATGCGCTGAACCTGCAGGTGAAGCAGGAACTGGTCGAGGCCTTCCAGGCCTTTGAAGCCGATGCGCAGGTGGCCTGCGTGGTATTGACCGGCGCGGGCGGCTACTTCGTGGCGGGCACCGACATCGTCGAGATGTCGGACATGCGGCCGACGGATCACGTGCTGCTCGACACCGACAAGGTCTTCCGTGTACTGAAGGGGTTGAGCAAGCCGGTGATCGCCGCGGTCGAAGGCTATGCCTTGGGCGGCGGATGCGAACTGGCGCTGGCCTGCGACATCGTGATTGCGGCGGAAGGCGCAAGCTTCGGGCAGCCCGAGATCCGCGTGGGAATCATGCCGGGCGCGGGCGGCACGCAGCGCGTGTTGCGCGCGGCGGGGTCGTACAAGACCTTGTTATGGACGTTGACCGGAGAACGCATTCCGGCGTCGGCCTTTCATGCCGCGAACCTGGTCAGCGATCTGGTGGCGGATGGCAAGGCGCTGGAACGCGCGCTGGCCGTGGCAACGCAGATTGCCGATGCGCCTCCGCTTGCGGTCAAGGCGATTCGTGAAGTGGTCCGCTTTGGTGGCGATGCGAGTCTGGATGCCGGACTGGCGCTGGAACGGCGCGCGTTCGAACGCCTGTTCGACAGTGAAGATCAGAAGGAAGGCATGCGCGCCTTCATGGAAAAGCGCAAGCCGCAGTTCAAGGGGCGGTGA
- the thpR gene encoding RNA 2',3'-cyclic phosphodiesterase, producing the protein MSDQSLSDQSAHQPSVSHQPEPGQAATPAWHRCFLALAPDLPTRTTLAAYRTPPRAQATLFDDLHLTLAFLGGLTQQQAEHLAGALPGLAAPAIDLAALPFDGLERWPEGDAPRVLVATYRVPPLLAGLVEDVQQLVSSAGLPVDPRPFRAHITLARYRRRATVTIDVAGVPTQVSDPPLGPPPACRLPPARFTHLALYTRSEAPGGPRYRVLAHVPLKAGLA; encoded by the coding sequence GTGTCCGATCAGTCCCTGTCTGATCAATCCGCGCATCAACCGTCCGTTTCGCACCAGCCCGAGCCTGGACAGGCCGCCACACCGGCGTGGCACCGCTGCTTCCTGGCGCTTGCCCCCGACCTGCCGACCCGGACCACCTTGGCTGCGTACCGCACGCCGCCCCGGGCGCAGGCCACGCTGTTCGACGACCTGCATCTGACCTTGGCGTTCCTGGGCGGCCTGACCCAGCAGCAGGCGGAACATTTGGCCGGCGCCCTGCCCGGCCTGGCCGCACCCGCCATCGACCTGGCCGCCCTGCCCTTCGACGGGCTTGAACGCTGGCCCGAAGGCGATGCCCCGCGCGTGCTGGTCGCCACCTATCGGGTGCCGCCGCTGCTTGCCGGATTGGTTGAGGATGTCCAGCAACTGGTGTCGAGCGCCGGCCTGCCGGTCGACCCGCGGCCATTTCGCGCGCACATTACGCTGGCCAGGTATCGGCGCCGCGCCACGGTCACGATCGATGTCGCGGGCGTTCCGACCCAGGTGTCCGATCCCCCGCTCGGGCCCCCGCCCGCCTGCCGGCTGCCCCCCGCACGGTTCACGCATCTGGCCCTGTACACCCGATCGGAAGCGCCAGGCGGGCCGCGGTATCGCGTGCTGGCGCACGTGCCCTTGAAAGCGGGATTGGCGTGA
- a CDS encoding Bug family tripartite tricarboxylate transporter substrate binding protein, whose product MRHPLLTACSAALACTFAVAAPMAGAADFPTKPIRIVVPYSAGGTADVLPRIIGEKLTAMWGQPVIIDNRPGAGGNIGADMVAKAAPDGYTLMATPPAPLAINRYLYKSLPFEPEAFVPVTILAKVPNVLAVQNNLPPKSATEFLNYARSRNGQVTVATQGNGTTSHLTGAMVANQARAGFVFVPYKGTAPALADLMGGQVDAFFDNISSAYRQHEAGKVRILAVTSNTRSPLLPKVPTLAESGLPGFDVSTWFGVVAPAGTPTEVVQKLNAGIVEVLKMADVQQKFIEQGAQVVGDTPKQMGEFLDAERIKWKKAIATADVSIN is encoded by the coding sequence ATGAGACACCCCCTGCTGACCGCCTGTTCGGCGGCCCTTGCCTGTACGTTCGCCGTTGCCGCGCCAATGGCCGGCGCCGCGGACTTTCCCACCAAACCGATCCGCATCGTCGTGCCGTATTCGGCCGGTGGCACCGCAGACGTGCTGCCGCGGATCATTGGCGAAAAGTTGACCGCCATGTGGGGCCAGCCGGTCATCATCGACAACCGTCCGGGGGCAGGGGGCAATATCGGCGCCGACATGGTGGCCAAGGCCGCGCCCGACGGCTACACGCTGATGGCCACGCCGCCCGCGCCGCTTGCGATTAACCGCTATCTGTACAAGAGCCTGCCGTTCGAACCCGAAGCGTTCGTGCCGGTGACCATCCTGGCCAAGGTGCCCAACGTGCTGGCGGTACAGAACAACCTGCCGCCCAAGTCCGCCACCGAATTCCTGAACTACGCGCGCAGCCGCAACGGCCAGGTCACGGTCGCGACGCAAGGCAACGGCACCACGTCGCACCTGACCGGCGCCATGGTCGCGAACCAGGCCCGCGCCGGTTTCGTGTTCGTGCCCTACAAGGGCACCGCGCCCGCCCTGGCCGACCTGATGGGCGGACAGGTCGATGCGTTCTTCGACAACATCAGCTCGGCGTACCGCCAGCACGAAGCCGGCAAGGTCCGCATCCTGGCCGTGACCAGCAACACGCGCAGCCCCTTGCTGCCGAAGGTGCCGACGCTGGCCGAATCCGGCTTGCCGGGCTTCGACGTCAGCACGTGGTTTGGCGTGGTCGCACCCGCAGGCACGCCCACTGAGGTCGTCCAGAAACTCAATGCCGGCATCGTCGAGGTCCTGAAGATGGCCGACGTGCAGCAGAAATTCATCGAGCAGGGCGCGCAGGTGGTGGGGGATACGCCCAAGCAGATGGGCGAGTTCCTGGATGCCGAACGCATCAAGTGGAAGAAGGCGATCGCCACCGCCGACGTCTCGATCAACTGA
- a CDS encoding TauD/TfdA family dioxygenase, translated as MLTTQSGSLHGGPSAGALHAGSVHINPGSPLAGPEVWSGASLRDRTDWITHLTPAEIAELAQAVAALKSAGTPDMGFDASDFRIPLVAKRLAEVRDTLEGGRGFALLRGLPMADYSDADARLLFWGLAQHLGDPQGQDGAGNRMHSVTNTGMRVEPGNSVRSFQTDDELTFHNDGGDAFMLLCLRPAKSGGMSKLVSVAHLYNEVLRRRPDLVATLQEPFHFDTRGQHPTGLKIQSVPILNFHEGRLSALYKRRYLRLAQENPDVPRLTPAQQDAIDLIESLCNDPDVQLNFYMEAGDIQIANNYSVLHARSKYEDREDPAQRRHLLRAWLTLPNGRPLPKVFGLTREFSQSYVSRHGGSGN; from the coding sequence ATGTTGACGACGCAATCCGGCTCGCTGCACGGCGGCCCATCGGCAGGCGCCTTGCACGCAGGCAGTGTGCACATTAACCCAGGCAGCCCGCTGGCCGGCCCGGAAGTCTGGAGCGGCGCCAGCCTGCGCGACCGCACGGACTGGATCACCCACCTTACCCCGGCAGAAATCGCGGAACTGGCCCAGGCCGTCGCCGCGCTCAAGTCGGCCGGCACGCCCGACATGGGTTTTGACGCCAGTGACTTCCGGATTCCCCTGGTGGCAAAACGCCTGGCCGAGGTGCGCGACACCCTGGAAGGCGGCCGCGGCTTTGCCCTGCTGCGTGGCCTGCCGATGGCGGACTATTCCGATGCCGATGCCCGGCTGCTGTTCTGGGGGCTGGCGCAGCACCTGGGCGACCCGCAAGGCCAGGATGGCGCCGGCAATCGCATGCACAGCGTGACCAACACCGGCATGCGCGTCGAACCCGGCAATTCGGTCCGCAGTTTCCAGACCGACGACGAACTGACCTTCCACAACGATGGCGGCGACGCCTTCATGCTGCTCTGCCTGCGGCCCGCCAAATCGGGCGGCATGAGCAAGCTGGTCAGCGTCGCGCATCTGTACAACGAGGTGTTGCGCCGCCGGCCGGACCTGGTCGCAACGCTGCAGGAACCCTTCCACTTCGATACGCGCGGCCAGCACCCCACCGGCCTGAAGATCCAGTCGGTGCCGATCCTGAACTTCCATGAAGGCCGGCTGAGCGCCTTGTACAAGCGCCGCTACCTGCGGCTGGCGCAGGAAAATCCGGACGTGCCGCGCCTGACCCCGGCGCAGCAGGACGCCATCGACCTGATCGAAAGCCTGTGCAACGACCCTGATGTGCAGCTGAACTTCTACATGGAAGCGGGCGACATCCAGATCGCGAACAACTACTCGGTGCTGCACGCCCGCAGCAAGTACGAAGACAGGGAAGACCCGGCGCAGCGGCGGCACTTGCTGCGCGCGTGGCTCACCCTGCCGAACGGACGGCCACTGCCCAAGGTGTTCGGGCTGACGCGGGAATTTTCCCAGTCGTACGTCAGCCGCCATGGCGGCTCTGGAAATTGA
- a CDS encoding aromatic ring-hydroxylating oxygenase subunit alpha, translating to MSDIHPLQDARQWAPGLTRVPYWLYRDEPVYRTEQQRVFQGPTWNYLCLEAEIPEPGDYRTTFVGDMPVIVVRDEEGELQAFENRCAHRGALIALKEGGKAQDFSCVYHAWRYDLQGNLKGVAFENGVNGKGGMPPDFCKEDHGPRKLRTASMSGIVFGSLHEDVPDIEEYLGEEIVERIERVMCKPVEVIGRFKQTIPNNWKLYMENVKDSYHASLLHVFFTTFNINRLSQKGGVIVSDNGAHHVSYSKVSHQPQASTEYSAEKLRSDKEDYALADPTMLDGCDEFGDGITLQILSVFPGFVLAQIQNTLAIRQVLPTGIDKTVLNWTYLGFKDDTPELRRMRLKQSNLTGPAGFVSMEDGAVGGFVQRGIAGAVDGEEAILEMGGAGIETQENRTTEASVRGFWNAYRDYMEI from the coding sequence ATGAGCGATATCCATCCCCTTCAGGACGCCCGCCAATGGGCGCCCGGCCTGACCCGCGTGCCGTACTGGCTGTACCGCGACGAACCTGTCTACCGCACCGAGCAGCAGCGCGTGTTCCAGGGCCCGACCTGGAACTACCTGTGCCTGGAAGCCGAGATCCCGGAGCCCGGTGATTACCGAACGACATTCGTCGGTGACATGCCCGTGATCGTGGTGCGCGATGAAGAAGGCGAACTGCAGGCTTTCGAAAATCGCTGCGCGCACCGCGGCGCATTGATCGCGCTCAAGGAAGGCGGCAAGGCGCAGGACTTCAGCTGCGTCTATCACGCATGGCGTTACGACCTGCAGGGCAACCTGAAGGGTGTCGCGTTTGAAAACGGCGTGAACGGGAAGGGCGGCATGCCGCCGGACTTCTGCAAGGAAGACCACGGGCCGCGCAAGCTGCGCACGGCCAGCATGTCGGGCATCGTGTTCGGCAGCCTGCATGAAGACGTGCCCGACATCGAGGAATACCTGGGTGAAGAGATCGTCGAACGGATCGAGCGCGTGATGTGCAAGCCGGTCGAAGTCATTGGCCGCTTCAAGCAGACGATTCCGAACAACTGGAAGCTGTACATGGAAAACGTCAAGGACTCGTACCACGCGAGTCTGCTGCACGTGTTCTTCACGACCTTCAATATCAACCGGCTGTCGCAGAAGGGCGGGGTGATCGTGAGCGACAACGGCGCGCATCACGTCAGCTATTCCAAGGTGTCGCACCAGCCGCAGGCCAGCACCGAGTACAGCGCGGAAAAGCTGCGGTCCGACAAGGAAGATTACGCGCTGGCGGACCCGACCATGCTCGACGGCTGTGACGAGTTCGGCGATGGCATCACGCTGCAGATCCTCTCGGTGTTCCCGGGCTTTGTGCTGGCGCAGATCCAGAACACGCTGGCGATCCGCCAAGTGCTGCCGACCGGCATCGACAAGACGGTGCTGAACTGGACCTATCTGGGATTCAAGGACGATACGCCCGAGTTGCGGCGCATGCGGCTCAAGCAATCGAACCTGACGGGTCCGGCAGGCTTTGTGTCGATGGAAGACGGGGCGGTGGGCGGCTTCGTGCAGCGCGGCATTGCCGGCGCCGTGGATGGCGAAGAAGCCATTCTGGAGATGGGTGGCGCGGGCATCGAAACCCAGGAAAACCGCACGACCGAAGCGTCGGTACGGGGCTTCTGGAATGCCTACCGCGACTACATGGAGATCTGA
- a CDS encoding glutathione S-transferase family protein: MMKLHWSPKSPYVRKVMIVAQETGQLDTFEKVRSVAAMLKPNEALMRDNPLSKIPTLVLDDGSTLFDSVVICEYLNDRAGGTFFPTGDAKWPALRWQALGDGMLDAEILWRNERERSDASRSDVLIAAFETKTIAALALLDGEAEALASTPFAIGHVAVACALGYLDFRFDAFGWRARAPKLAAWFATVEARDSYRDTSPDLGE, from the coding sequence ATGATGAAACTGCACTGGTCTCCCAAGTCGCCGTATGTGCGCAAGGTCATGATCGTTGCGCAGGAAACCGGCCAGCTCGACACCTTCGAGAAGGTGCGTTCCGTGGCCGCGATGCTCAAGCCCAACGAAGCCTTGATGCGCGACAACCCGCTCAGCAAGATTCCGACGCTGGTGCTCGATGACGGGTCCACCTTGTTCGACTCGGTGGTGATCTGCGAGTACCTGAACGACAGGGCGGGCGGCACCTTCTTTCCGACGGGCGACGCCAAGTGGCCCGCGCTGCGCTGGCAGGCCCTGGGCGACGGCATGCTCGATGCCGAAATCCTGTGGCGCAATGAACGTGAACGCAGCGACGCGTCGCGTTCCGACGTGCTGATCGCGGCGTTCGAAACCAAGACGATCGCTGCATTGGCGCTGCTGGATGGCGAGGCCGAGGCACTGGCTTCAACGCCTTTTGCCATTGGCCACGTGGCCGTCGCGTGTGCGTTGGGCTACCTGGATTTCCGCTTCGATGCGTTTGGATGGCGTGCGCGCGCGCCGAAGCTGGCGGCATGGTTCGCCACGGTAGAAGCACGGGATTCCTACCGCGACACGTCGCCCGACCTGGGTGAATGA
- a CDS encoding IclR family transcriptional regulator domain-containing protein: MVEEVRSKEDKEYVAGLEKGLAVIEAFGIRNGPLTLSEAAEITGHPRATTRRSLLTLQRLGYVESDGKTFRLAPRVLRLGHAYVTSSPLPKLVQPVIEAISERTQESSSLAVLDGANVVFVARAATRRSLSHGLGMGSRLPVHSAATGRVLLAALAPDEAERILLRMARRPLTPRTRIDVPELLALLDDVRRDGYAVSDEELELGLRSIAVPVHDMHGRTVAAMSIVASTSRFTLAAMIDTLLPEVQRGRRMLTAML, translated from the coding sequence ATGGTTGAGGAAGTCCGCAGCAAGGAAGACAAGGAATATGTCGCGGGCCTGGAAAAGGGTCTGGCGGTGATCGAAGCGTTTGGCATCCGCAACGGCCCGTTGACGCTGAGCGAAGCGGCAGAAATTACCGGCCATCCGCGCGCCACGACACGGCGTTCCTTGTTGACGCTGCAACGGCTGGGCTATGTTGAATCCGATGGCAAGACCTTCCGGCTGGCGCCACGCGTGCTGCGTCTGGGCCATGCGTATGTCACGTCCAGCCCCTTGCCGAAGCTGGTGCAGCCGGTAATTGAAGCCATCAGCGAGCGCACGCAGGAATCGAGTTCGCTCGCCGTGCTCGATGGGGCGAATGTGGTGTTCGTGGCGCGGGCCGCGACGCGGCGCAGCCTGTCGCATGGCTTGGGAATGGGATCACGCCTGCCGGTGCACAGCGCCGCCACGGGCAGGGTGCTGCTGGCCGCGCTGGCGCCGGACGAGGCCGAGCGCATCTTGCTGCGGATGGCGCGCCGGCCGCTGACACCACGCACGCGCATCGACGTGCCCGAGTTGCTGGCCTTGCTGGATGACGTGCGGCGGGATGGCTACGCCGTGAGCGACGAGGAACTGGAACTGGGTTTGCGGTCGATCGCCGTGCCGGTGCACGACATGCATGGACGCACGGTGGCGGCGATGAGCATCGTCGCATCCACGTCGCGCTTCACGTTGGCGGCCATGATCGATACCTTGCTGCCCGAAGTGCAGCGCGGCCGGCGGATGCTGACGGCGATGCTGTAG
- a CDS encoding CaiB/BaiF CoA transferase family protein, giving the protein MNAGRGPLSHLKVLDLSRILAAPWAGQLLADLGAEVIKVERPGAGDDTRSWGPPFLKDAGGRDTAEAGYYLAVNRGKQSITVSLDHPDGQKVVRELAANADIVLENFKAGTLARYGLDAASLRAINPKLIYCSVTGFGQTGPRRDQPAYDFLIQAMGGLMSVTGERDGQPGGGPQKVGVPIVDLMTGMYTAVAVLAAVARRDQTGQGETIDIGMLDVQVATLANQAMNYLVSDKVPQRNGNAHPNIQPQDVFRCNDGNVILVVGNDGQFARLCEVLGKSEWVRDERFATNAQRVRNIGVLKAMLDEAFSGYSRAELTAALDRVGVPCGPINTVPEVFEDPQVRDRGMLMHLPHPSGRDVPQVANPIRFSDAPIQYDLPPPLLGQHADKILRDLGYDDDGIAALRASGAI; this is encoded by the coding sequence ATGAATGCCGGTCGTGGGCCACTATCGCACCTGAAGGTGCTCGATCTGAGTCGTATCCTTGCCGCGCCGTGGGCAGGTCAATTGCTTGCCGATCTGGGCGCCGAAGTGATCAAGGTCGAACGCCCTGGCGCGGGCGACGACACGCGGTCCTGGGGGCCGCCCTTCCTGAAAGATGCCGGCGGCCGCGATACCGCCGAAGCCGGCTACTACCTGGCCGTGAACCGGGGCAAGCAATCGATCACCGTCAGCCTGGATCACCCGGATGGCCAGAAGGTCGTGCGCGAACTGGCGGCCAACGCCGACATCGTGCTGGAAAACTTCAAGGCCGGCACGCTGGCGCGGTATGGCCTGGACGCCGCGTCGCTGCGCGCGATCAATCCCAAGCTGATCTATTGTTCGGTAACCGGCTTTGGCCAGACCGGCCCGCGCCGCGACCAGCCCGCCTACGATTTCCTGATCCAGGCCATGGGCGGCCTGATGAGCGTGACGGGCGAGCGGGATGGCCAGCCCGGCGGCGGTCCTCAGAAGGTGGGCGTGCCCATCGTCGACCTGATGACGGGCATGTACACGGCCGTGGCCGTGCTGGCTGCGGTGGCGCGGCGCGACCAGACAGGGCAGGGCGAAACCATCGACATCGGCATGCTGGACGTGCAGGTCGCGACCCTGGCCAACCAGGCCATGAACTACCTGGTGTCCGACAAGGTGCCCCAGCGCAATGGCAATGCCCATCCGAACATCCAGCCGCAGGACGTGTTCCGCTGCAATGACGGCAACGTGATCCTGGTGGTCGGCAACGACGGCCAGTTCGCGCGCCTGTGCGAGGTGCTGGGCAAGTCAGAGTGGGTGCGCGACGAACGCTTTGCCACCAATGCGCAACGTGTACGGAATATCGGTGTACTGAAGGCCATGCTGGACGAGGCGTTCTCGGGCTATTCGCGCGCCGAATTGACGGCCGCGCTGGACCGCGTGGGCGTGCCCTGCGGCCCGATCAACACCGTGCCCGAAGTCTTTGAAGATCCGCAGGTGCGCGACCGCGGCATGCTGATGCATCTGCCGCATCCATCGGGCCGCGACGTGCCGCAGGTGGCCAACCCGATCCGCTTCAGCGATGCGCCGATCCAGTACGATCTGCCGCCGCCGCTGCTGGGTCAGCATGCCGACAAGATCCTGCGCGACCTGGGTTACGACGACGACGGCATTGCCGCCCTGCGCGCGTCGGGCGCGATCTGA
- a CDS encoding tripartite tricarboxylate transporter substrate binding protein, whose product MLKRAMSLVLGVCLVSGVSGGIAYAADAYPDRPVRLVVPYTPGGNTDLLARIIAQKLGDAWKQSVVVENRAGAAGTIGVDLVAKAKPDGYTIVLGTFGNILTAPGLYKNLPYDPVKDLAPVILLAEPATALVVHPGVPVNSVKELIAYAKANPGALNYGSSGSGSSNHLFGALFASMANVKMTHVPYKGSGPAVNDLVGGMIQLSFAPFPLVLEQIKAGKLKALAVTGATRSPALPQVPTVAEAGLTGYEAIGWFALMAPAGTPRSILSKLNTEVDRILKTPEVRASLAAEGADPVGGSIDDAARSISEGVRKWGTLVQQLDITL is encoded by the coding sequence ATGCTCAAACGCGCGATGTCGCTGGTGCTTGGCGTGTGCCTGGTTTCGGGCGTGTCCGGGGGTATCGCATATGCCGCCGACGCCTATCCCGATCGGCCCGTGCGCCTGGTCGTGCCCTACACCCCGGGCGGCAACACGGACCTGCTGGCGCGCATCATTGCGCAGAAGCTGGGCGATGCCTGGAAGCAATCCGTGGTGGTCGAAAACCGGGCCGGGGCGGCGGGCACGATCGGCGTGGACCTGGTCGCCAAAGCCAAACCCGACGGCTACACCATCGTGCTCGGCACCTTTGGCAACATCCTGACCGCGCCGGGGCTGTACAAGAACCTGCCCTATGACCCGGTCAAGGACCTGGCCCCGGTCATCCTGCTGGCCGAGCCTGCCACGGCGCTGGTCGTGCATCCGGGCGTGCCCGTCAATTCCGTCAAGGAACTGATCGCGTACGCCAAGGCGAACCCGGGCGCGCTCAACTATGGGTCGTCGGGCAGCGGATCTTCCAACCATCTGTTCGGCGCGTTGTTCGCGTCGATGGCCAACGTGAAGATGACCCACGTGCCCTACAAAGGCAGTGGCCCGGCCGTCAACGATCTGGTGGGCGGCATGATCCAGCTGTCGTTTGCCCCGTTTCCGCTGGTGCTGGAACAGATCAAGGCCGGCAAGTTGAAGGCGCTGGCAGTGACGGGCGCAACGCGGTCGCCCGCCCTGCCCCAGGTGCCCACCGTGGCCGAAGCCGGCCTGACCGGCTACGAGGCGATCGGCTGGTTCGCACTGATGGCGCCAGCGGGTACGCCGCGCTCGATTTTGAGCAAGCTCAATACTGAAGTCGACCGCATCCTCAAGACGCCCGAAGTGCGCGCCAGTCTCGCGGCCGAAGGCGCCGATCCGGTCGGCGGCAGCATCGACGATGCGGCCCGATCCATTTCCGAAGGTGTGCGCAAATGGGGCACACTGGTGCAGCAACTCGACATCACGCTCTGA
- a CDS encoding aromatic-ring-hydroxylating dioxygenase subunit beta, which translates to MADFSSERLSTLNAEYVRCIDNDAVEQWPDFFVERCLYVVNTADNYAQGMQAGVIYADSRAMLHDRVSALRDANIYEQHRYRHIVGTPLVLERAEEGVQAETPFVVVRIMRDGQTDVFASGRYVDHIVDEAGALKFAQRIAVCDSNNIDTLLAIPL; encoded by the coding sequence ATGGCCGACTTTTCCAGTGAACGCCTGAGCACGCTCAATGCTGAGTATGTTCGATGCATCGACAACGACGCGGTCGAGCAGTGGCCCGACTTTTTTGTGGAACGCTGCCTGTATGTCGTGAACACCGCCGACAACTACGCGCAGGGCATGCAGGCCGGGGTGATCTACGCCGACAGCCGCGCCATGCTGCACGATCGCGTGTCGGCCCTGCGTGACGCCAACATCTACGAGCAGCATCGCTACCGGCACATTGTCGGCACGCCGCTGGTGCTGGAACGCGCGGAAGAGGGCGTGCAGGCCGAAACGCCGTTCGTGGTCGTGCGCATCATGCGCGACGGGCAGACCGATGTGTTCGCCAGCGGCCGCTACGTGGACCACATCGTGGACGAAGCCGGCGCGCTCAAGTTCGCGCAGCGCATTGCCGTCTGCGACAGCAACAACATCGACACGCTGCTGGCGATCCCGCTATGA
- a CDS encoding GntR family transcriptional regulator has product MATLRSALPTPVSTQSLVEQIASRLADDIVTGVYLPGERLKEQDIAARFGTSRAPLREAFRLLERDGLIRMMPWRGVCVSDYTRDEVRELFEIRADLLAMCVQRIVAKGDPAQLEAVRAAIDGLSALTEAGGDERDYKQATAALSAMLSDMTGNRYLHGLVTDFRQRLLWYYCFLGQSTIERRRESNRLWGDMVAAMERQDAWGAAAAAQRVTMATAAFALQLADARAAQHALA; this is encoded by the coding sequence ATGGCCACGCTGCGCTCTGCCCTGCCGACGCCCGTCTCGACCCAATCGCTGGTCGAGCAGATTGCCTCACGCCTGGCGGACGACATCGTGACGGGGGTGTACCTGCCGGGTGAACGACTCAAGGAACAGGACATTGCCGCGCGCTTCGGCACCAGCCGCGCGCCCTTGCGTGAAGCCTTCCGCCTGCTCGAGCGCGATGGCCTGATCCGCATGATGCCGTGGCGCGGCGTCTGCGTGTCCGACTACACGCGCGATGAAGTACGCGAACTGTTCGAGATCCGTGCCGACCTGCTCGCCATGTGCGTGCAACGCATCGTTGCCAAGGGCGACCCGGCGCAACTCGAAGCGGTTCGCGCCGCCATCGATGGCCTGTCGGCCTTGACCGAAGCCGGCGGCGACGAACGCGACTACAAGCAGGCCACGGCCGCACTGAGCGCGATGCTGTCCGACATGACCGGCAACCGGTATCTGCACGGTCTGGTGACCGACTTCCGGCAACGCCTGCTCTGGTATTACTGCTTTCTTGGCCAGTCGACGATCGAGCGGCGGCGCGAGTCCAATCGCCTGTGGGGCGACATGGTGGCTGCCATGGAACGCCAGGATGCGTGGGGCGCTGCCGCCGCCGCGCAACGCGTGACCATGGCCACCGCCGCCTTTGCCTTGCAGCTTGCGGATGCGCGAGCGGCCCAACACGCCCTGGCCTGA
- a CDS encoding enoyl-CoA hydratase-related protein: MDGIIVEKANRIATVTLDYPPVNVLTLARYAEITRVFDEISTMDDVNVVVFTAKGTKAFCAGLDLQEFLAATPEEDPHRASIVRATFKAIRHCKVPVIAAVNGPALGAGCVLAGASDIRIASEKATFAMPEINVGRCGGGAHTGRLVPQGTLRLMAFTGEPISAWEAHRVGMVEQVVTPRRLMPTAMDLAGVIAKKSPIGLRLMKEALNRIETMPVDEGYELEQQYSTRLMMTEDAREATRSVVEKRAPVFTGR, encoded by the coding sequence ATGGACGGAATCATCGTCGAGAAAGCCAACCGTATTGCCACCGTCACGCTGGACTACCCGCCCGTCAACGTGCTGACGCTGGCGCGCTACGCCGAAATCACCCGTGTGTTCGACGAGATCAGCACGATGGATGACGTGAACGTGGTGGTCTTTACCGCCAAGGGCACCAAGGCTTTCTGCGCGGGTCTGGACCTGCAGGAATTTCTGGCCGCCACGCCCGAAGAAGACCCGCATCGCGCCAGCATCGTGCGCGCCACCTTCAAGGCGATCCGCCATTGCAAGGTGCCGGTGATCGCGGCCGTCAATGGTCCGGCGCTGGGCGCGGGCTGCGTGCTGGCAGGCGCCAGCGACATCCGTATCGCATCTGAAAAAGCGACCTTTGCAATGCCCGAGATCAACGTCGGCCGCTGTGGCGGCGGCGCGCATACGGGTCGCCTGGTGCCGCAGGGCACCTTGCGCCTGATGGCTTTTACGGGCGAGCCGATCAGCGCCTGGGAAGCGCATCGGGTGGGCATGGTCGAGCAGGTCGTGACCCCGCGCCGCCTGATGCCGACCGCGATGGATCTGGCTGGCGTCATTGCCAAGAAAAGCCCGATCGGATTGCGGCTGATGAAGGAAGCGCTGAACCGTATCGAGACCATGCCGGTGGATGAAGGCTATGAACTTGAACAGCAGTACAGCACCCGCCTGATGATGACGGAAGACGCGCGCGAAGCAACGCGGTCGGTGGTTGAAAAACGCGCGCCCGTGTTCACGGGCCGTTGA